Genomic segment of Iocasia fonsfrigidae:
AACAGGGTCTGCTGTAGGGATGGATAAAGCAATTATGAAAGATATTTATGCTGCAAATAATATTCCTCAGGGGAAATATATGGTGGTTTATTCTTTTGCCATTGATTCAGGTAAGATCAAGGATGAGATAAATAGTAAAATTTCCTGGCCTTGTTTTGTTAAACCCGCTAATATGGGTTCAAGTATTGGTATTAGTATGGTGCATAATTCATTAGAATTAGAAGAGGCCCTAAATAAGGCAGCAAAACATGATCATAAAATAGTTATTGAAGAGTATATTAAAGGGCGAGAACTGGAGTGTTCAGTCCTGGGAAATGAGGAGGTAATTGCTTCTCTACCAGGTGAAATTAAACCTGGGCATGAATTTTATGACTATCAAGCTAAATATCAGGATGAATCAACAGAATTAATGATACCTGCTCATTTAGATGATGATATTATTGATTCTCTTAAAAAGATAGCAATGAGGGCATTTAAAGCAATAGATGGGCGGGGGCTGGCTAGAGTTGACTTTTTTATTAAAGATAATAATGAAATTCTGGTAAATGAAATTAATACCATTCCTGGTTTTACCAGATACAGTATGTATCCTAAATTGTGGGAGGCTAGTGGAATAAAATATAGTGACTTAATAGATAAATTAATTAATTTATCACTTGAATGGCACTCTTAGCATATAGGGTTGCCATTTCTTTATATATTTTTAAATAGATATTGCAGAAAATGGTTACGTAACAATAAGTTATTTGAAGGGGTTTTTTTATGGTATTAGAAATAATGCATATTGATATGGATGCTTTTTTTGCTGCTGCAGAACAACTTGATAACCCTGAACTTAAAGGAAAACCGGTTATTGTTGGGGGAACAAAATTAAGTAAACGTGGTGTTGTATCTACAGCTTCTTATGAAGCCCGCAGATATGGTGTTCATTCTGCAATGTCTATAGTTGAAGCTAGGAAATTGTGTCCTGATGGTATTTTTCTACCAGGTAGGCGACAGAGGTATGCTGAATTATCAGAAAGGGTTTTTGCGATCTTTGCTAAGTACACACCATTAATTGAGAAACTTTCTATAGATGAGGCTTTTCTTGATTTGACAGGTTGTCATCGCCTTTTTGGTAGTTCAGTTCAGATCGGTAAGGCTATTAGACAAGAGATAAAAGAAAAAATAGGTTTGACGGCTTCCGTTGGTCTTGCTCCCAATAAATTTCTTGCTAAACTTGCCTCAGAAGTTGATAAACCAGATGGATTTTATATTATTAAGGAGGATGAAATAGATGATTTTTTACTCAATTTACCAGTTGGGAAAATATGGGGTATAGGTGAAAAAACAGCTGATATTCTGCTTGAGCGGGGGATTAAAACTGTTGGTCAATTACGACAGTTGTCGATAAATTTGCTCTCATCACTCTTTGGTAAAGCAGGAGAAAGGTTATATTATCTGTCCCGGGGAATAGACAGACGGAGTGTCGAGGTTAATAATGAGTTGAAATCTATTAGTTATGAGGAAACATTTCAGGATGATCTAAGTGATAAGCACAGGCTGTATGCCCGTTTAGCGGTTATGTCTTCTAAAATAGCCAGGCGACTCAGGATGTATAGTCTTCAGGGAAGTACAGTTTCTATAAAGGTACGTTATGGTGATTTCAGGACATATACCAGACGACTGACCATGGCTGTACCTACATCTGCCGATGATACAATATATTCTACAGCTAAGAGACTGCTTAATAAAGAAGGATTGTTAAATAAACCTATTAGATTACTTGGGGTTGGAGTCAGCAATTTTTCTACCGGGGATAAGAAACAACTCTCACTTTTTTCTGATAGAATTAAAGAAGAAAAGCTCTCCAGAACTATTGATGGGATAAAAGATCGTTATGGTGATAGTATTATTAAAAAAGCCAGAAATCTGGAGTAAATTAAGTGATTGTTATTTTAAGAAGTTGTAGCCAATAGTATTTAATTATTGGCTGCTAATATAATATTTGTAATATATAAGTAGCACTTAAATATTGTACTTTTGTGTTCCAGCCAATTATATTAATTCCGCTTGTCGTTCATTGCGGCGTCCTGCCTCCACTCACTGTCACATATTTTTCACTCTGGCGTCCTGCCTACGTGAAAAATATAGAGTCGCTTCATTAATATAATTGGCTTACACAAAGCATTAGTGTGAATAAATTAAATGAAACTTATATAGATTGGGAGGTATTAATGTGAGAAAAAGAAGAATGATAAATGTATTTATCGTCACTGTATTACTGTTGATTACTATAAGAGGGTTAAGCTTAGCGGCTGAGATAAATGGAGAAATAGCTGATCTTGAGTTTGATTATACTTATAGTAAACTTGACAATGGTTTAGAGATTTATGTTTTTGAGGATCATACAGTACCACTGGTTAATTTTAGCCTCTGGTATAAGGTTGGAGCATTTCATGAGAAAGAGGGTATAACTGGTATATCACATCTGCTGGAACATATTATGTTTCTGGGAACAAATACACTAGAAAAGGATCAAATTCATAAATTGGTTAAGACAGCGGGTGGTAGTAATAACGCAGGGACTAATTATGAGTATACAGTATATTATGAAGAAGATCTCCCTTCTAGTAAACTGGAACTGGCAATGGCTATAGAGGCAGATAGAATGAGGAATTTAAAAATAGATAAAGCTGAATTTCTCAGGGAAAAGGAAGTTGTTAAACAGGAAAGGCGTATGAGGGTTGAAAATGATTTCTTTCAGTCTTCAATGGAAGAGATTATGGCTATTGCTTTTAAAAAGTCTCCCCTACACCATCAAATAGTAGGTTGGATGGAAGATATAGACAATATTACAGTTGAACAGCTGCGTGATTATTATAAGATGTATTATGCACCAAATAATGCAATTATGGCTGTTTCAGGGGATGTTGATCCCCAAGAGGTTTTATTAATGGCCGAAAAATACTATGGGAATTATCAGGCAAAAGAGATTGATAAACCAAAGTTAATTACTGAAGAGCAGCAAGAAGAACGGGTTATTAAATTAAGTAGACCTACCCGGGTACCTTATATTGTAATGTTATATAAAATACCAGAGGGAAATCATCAGGATATGGTGGCGATAAATGTTTTGCTGGACATTCTTGTTAATAATTCAACATCAAGGGTCACTAAAGAACTCGAACAGAGAAAACAACTTATTCTAGCTGCTGGTGCCAGGGCAAGCTCATATTCTATCCCTGGTTTTGCCCAGGTGATATTAGTGCCGACCAGCACAGATGAAATAGAGTCTGTTCAGAAGGCCTTTGAGGATGAACTTGAGAAACTGATAAATAATGGTGTTAGTGAAGAGGAAATAGAGATAGTTAAAAGAAAGGTTTTAAAAACAAATGTCTTTGCCAGTCGAGATATGACTGATCTTACTAATCTGCTTATAAGTGATGTTATTAAATTTAATAATCCTGAGCAATATAATAAAGAAATAAAACTACTTAATCAACTAAGCAGTAAGGATATCGTTCAGGTAGCAGAGAAATATTTTGTTAAAAATAAAAGAACGGTAGGTTATATTATACCTGATAATCAATAAATTTAAGAGGTGAAATAAAAGATGAAGAGTAAGATTATTATTCTGAGTTTTTGTCTACTTGGATTGCAGCTTATTGTGTTAGGCAATATTTCGGCTCAGGTGGAATTTAGTCAGGAATTATTTGAGGAACTTGCTGAGAACACCAATGAAATTCCCTGGATAAAAATTCCTGACTATGAGAAAATAGTTCTGGATAATGGTATGACGGTTTACCTGGCTGAAGACCATGAAATGCCTGTGGTGCAGATTTTTGGTTATATTAAGGGTGGAATCAGTCAGGAAACAATAGAGCTAGCCGGAATATCTCAATTCTTGGTTAGAATGATGAATACAGGTACGAAAAACTACAGTGAAGAGGAATTTGCTTATTATAAAGAGCGTTATGGGATTAACTTTAGTGTTTACGGCAGTAATGATTATTTTGGATATAGGGGAAATGCACTTATTTCTGACCAGGAGGAATTGATAAAATTAGCTGCTGAGGTTTTACAAAATCCCAGCTTTGATACACCATATTATCAGCGGACAAAATATTTTTTATATAATAATTATCAGCAGACCAAGGCTGATGATGATTATTTGGCAGCAGTAAATTTCTACAAAAATCTTTATAAAGACCATCCCTACGCATATAGTAGTGATGTTGATTTATTATTATCAACTCTGAATAATATTACTCCTGCTAGTCTGGAGGAATTTCACAAACAAAATTTCACCCCCTCTAATCTTATACTTGGGTTGGTAGGTGATATAGATATTGCGGAAATAAAGAAGATGGTTAAAGATTATTTTGCTGACTGGCAGGGTCCAGAGGTGGTTTTACAGGAAGCAGAACTCAAACCAACTCCAGATAACTGGGGCAAAATAATTTTAATTGATAAACCTGATGCTACACAGGCTAGGATAAAGATGGGTTATCTCTTTAAGGATAATAGTTTTTCAGAAAAAGTGGTTTTTGATATTGCCAATAGTGTTTTTGGTGGAGGAGATTTTGAAAGCCGTCTGATGGAAAAACTGCGGTCTGAAATGGGTTATGTATATAATATAGGTTCTTATGTAAAGTATAATAAACTTGCTGGAGATTTTATAATTGATACCAATGTAAGGCCCCAAAAAGCCTGTGAAACGATTGAGATGGTCAAAGGTATTATGAATTCTATAAAAGATGGGAGTCAGGCAATAAAGGATAAAGAAGTTTATAAGATAATAAATAGGTGGAATGCACATTATCCTCAAAATTATCGATATATTGAAGATGTCTTTATTTCTATTATCTATAATATTGAGCTGATGAATAGGGATGTTGATTATATTAATAAATATGTTGAGGAATATAATAAGGTGAATGGTCAACAGGCCCAGGAGGTTTTTGTAAAATATACCTATCCAGAGAGGTTTTTAACAGTAATAGTTGGTAAAAAAGAAGATATTTTACCTGCTTTTAAAGAAAAGTGTATTGATGTAGAAGTAGTGAGTATTAATTAGTTTTAGGATATATAAATAAACCCTGTAGTTTTCTGGACTACAAGGTTATAATATTGAGATATGGACTTATCTTACTGTGATAGGTCCTATTTTTTTTTGTCTTTTTTAAAGATATTTAACCACCTTAAAAAAGATGGGAGTTTAAAACCTGCCCCAATAGTCTTGGTATACTCCTTACTTGTATCTTTATCTTTGGTCCAGGCGAAAAAGAAATTAATTTTCATTAAAATATTCCCCTCCTTTTTTCATCAATATTATATGTAGTAAGCCACTGAATGGTTAACAATAAAATATATTTTTATAAAAACAATATATTTTTATAAAAAATAAAGGATTTTTAATGTAGATAACGAATATAAGA
This window contains:
- a CDS encoding D-alanine--D-alanine ligase family protein is translated as MSKLRVGLLFGGRSQEHEVSIMSARSVFSMLDKEKYAIIPFAITKDGVWLNSERSQRILDDDKISRVFNDTDNSIKNSLATFLETDLDTVFPVLHGPYGEDGKIQGLLEMLDIPYVGAGVTGSAVGMDKAIMKDIYAANNIPQGKYMVVYSFAIDSGKIKDEINSKISWPCFVKPANMGSSIGISMVHNSLELEEALNKAAKHDHKIVIEEYIKGRELECSVLGNEEVIASLPGEIKPGHEFYDYQAKYQDESTELMIPAHLDDDIIDSLKKIAMRAFKAIDGRGLARVDFFIKDNNEILVNEINTIPGFTRYSMYPKLWEASGIKYSDLIDKLINLSLEWHS
- the dinB gene encoding DNA polymerase IV, which produces MVLEIMHIDMDAFFAAAEQLDNPELKGKPVIVGGTKLSKRGVVSTASYEARRYGVHSAMSIVEARKLCPDGIFLPGRRQRYAELSERVFAIFAKYTPLIEKLSIDEAFLDLTGCHRLFGSSVQIGKAIRQEIKEKIGLTASVGLAPNKFLAKLASEVDKPDGFYIIKEDEIDDFLLNLPVGKIWGIGEKTADILLERGIKTVGQLRQLSINLLSSLFGKAGERLYYLSRGIDRRSVEVNNELKSISYEETFQDDLSDKHRLYARLAVMSSKIARRLRMYSLQGSTVSIKVRYGDFRTYTRRLTMAVPTSADDTIYSTAKRLLNKEGLLNKPIRLLGVGVSNFSTGDKKQLSLFSDRIKEEKLSRTIDGIKDRYGDSIIKKARNLE
- a CDS encoding M16 family metallopeptidase codes for the protein MRKRRMINVFIVTVLLLITIRGLSLAAEINGEIADLEFDYTYSKLDNGLEIYVFEDHTVPLVNFSLWYKVGAFHEKEGITGISHLLEHIMFLGTNTLEKDQIHKLVKTAGGSNNAGTNYEYTVYYEEDLPSSKLELAMAIEADRMRNLKIDKAEFLREKEVVKQERRMRVENDFFQSSMEEIMAIAFKKSPLHHQIVGWMEDIDNITVEQLRDYYKMYYAPNNAIMAVSGDVDPQEVLLMAEKYYGNYQAKEIDKPKLITEEQQEERVIKLSRPTRVPYIVMLYKIPEGNHQDMVAINVLLDILVNNSTSRVTKELEQRKQLILAAGARASSYSIPGFAQVILVPTSTDEIESVQKAFEDELEKLINNGVSEEEIEIVKRKVLKTNVFASRDMTDLTNLLISDVIKFNNPEQYNKEIKLLNQLSSKDIVQVAEKYFVKNKRTVGYIIPDNQ
- a CDS encoding M16 family metallopeptidase translates to MKSKIIILSFCLLGLQLIVLGNISAQVEFSQELFEELAENTNEIPWIKIPDYEKIVLDNGMTVYLAEDHEMPVVQIFGYIKGGISQETIELAGISQFLVRMMNTGTKNYSEEEFAYYKERYGINFSVYGSNDYFGYRGNALISDQEELIKLAAEVLQNPSFDTPYYQRTKYFLYNNYQQTKADDDYLAAVNFYKNLYKDHPYAYSSDVDLLLSTLNNITPASLEEFHKQNFTPSNLILGLVGDIDIAEIKKMVKDYFADWQGPEVVLQEAELKPTPDNWGKIILIDKPDATQARIKMGYLFKDNSFSEKVVFDIANSVFGGGDFESRLMEKLRSEMGYVYNIGSYVKYNKLAGDFIIDTNVRPQKACETIEMVKGIMNSIKDGSQAIKDKEVYKIINRWNAHYPQNYRYIEDVFISIIYNIELMNRDVDYINKYVEEYNKVNGQQAQEVFVKYTYPERFLTVIVGKKEDILPAFKEKCIDVEVVSIN